A genomic window from Brassica oleracea var. oleracea cultivar TO1000 chromosome C8, BOL, whole genome shotgun sequence includes:
- the LOC106308047 gene encoding wall-associated receptor kinase-like 8: MCCDLRRFFVALILLRICQHAAASTSFPLAKRNCKGHCGAVSVPYPFGIGQGCYENKWFEIVCRNSNSSDQQPILFLPSIKRQVTNFNLGYFFPLLVLTNFYIQSPLKHSGCSIGDADSSLNLTGSPFFITESNKFTAVGCNNKASMKATGLQILGCETTCGNKIRSYKDANESCIGYKCCQMPIPPDLQVFDATVDKLEPGKEGCQVAFLTQLTLSGSLFTPPELSEYNEYTTMELEWRLDLSSMSSTVLLCKNNTFGDNRYQCSCRYGYEGNPYIPDGCQDIDECRIPHRHNCGMNKCVNVNGSHRCEKTLSAILGGTLSSGLFLLAVGMWLLCKVHRKRKAAKQKKKFFKRNGGLLLQQQTHVLQCSVNRTKLFSSGDLEKATDKFNASRILGQGGQGTVYKGMLEDGMIVAVKKSKALEEENLEEFINEIILLSQINHRNVVKILGCCLETEVPMLVYEFIPNRNLFDHLHNPSEDFPMTWEVRLRVAWEVADALFYLHSAASIPIYHRDVKSTNILLDEKHSAKVSDFGISRSVPLDDTHLTTVVQGTVGYVDPEYLQSNHFTGKSDVYSFGVVLIELVTGGRPVSLLRPQEVRMLGAYFLEAMRNDRLHDILDARIKEECDQEEVLAVAKLARRCLSLNSEHRPTMRDVFIELDRMQSKGKGTQIQAQKGEEHDHIHISIPESMSLSYTSPDIVVENSSFLPDSKPLMPHKTQ, translated from the exons ATGTGTTGTGATCTGAGACGTTTCTTTGTTGCATTGATTCTGTTGCGAATCTGCCAACACGCAGCAGCTTCTACTTCTTTCCCTCTCGCAAAACGTAACTGCAAAGGCCACTGTGGAGCTGTTAGTGTTCCTTACCCTTTTGGGATAGGCCAAGGTTGTTACGAGAACAAATGGTTCGAGATTGTTTGCAGAAACAGCAACTCATCAGACCAACAGCCAATACTTTTCTTGCCAAGCATCAAACGCCAAGTTACTAACTTCAACCTTGGATACTTCTTCCCCTTGTTGGTGTTGACCAATTTTTACATTCAGAGTCCACTGAAACATTCAGGTTGTTCCATTGGAGATGCTGACTCGTCACTGAATCTGACGGGAAGCCCATTCTTCATAACAGAGAGTAATAAGTTCACAGCTGTTGGATGCAACAACAAGGCGTCTATGAAGGCTACAGGGTTACAGATCCTGGGATGTGAAACGACATGTGGGAATAAGATACGGTCTTACAAAGATGCTAACGAGAGTTGTATTGGTTACAAATGCTGTCAGATGCCTATACCACCTGATCTTCAAGTGTTTGATGCGACGGTGGATAAGCTGGAACCAGGTAAAGAAGGATGTCAGGTTGCCTTCTTGACACAGTTGACCTTGTCAGGGTCTTTGTTCACGCCCCCTGAGTTATCAGAGTACAATGAATACACGACAATGGAGCTAGAATGGCGTCTTGATCTTTCCTCCATGTCTTCAACAGTTTTGCTATGCAAGAACAACACATTTGGTGATAACCGTTATCAATGTTCGTGTAGATATGGTTACGAAGGAAATCCTTACATACCTGATGGATGTCAAG ACATTGATGAATGCAGAATCCCACATAGACACAACTGTGGAATGAACAAATGTGTGAATGTTAATGGATCACACAGATGTGAGAAAACTTTGTCAGCCATTTTAG GTGGAACTCTAAGTTCTGGACTGTTTCTTCTGGCCGTTGGTATGTGGTTGCTATGCAAGGTTCACAGAAAGCGGAAAGCAGCCAAGCAGAAGAAGAAGTTCTTCAAACGAAATGGAGGATTGTTGTTACAGCAACAAACACACGTCCTTCAATGCAGTGTCAACAGAACCAAGCTGTTCAGCTCCGGTGATCTGGAGAAGGCAACTGATAAATTCAACGCGAGCAGGATACTAGGGCAAGGTGGGCAAGGTACCGTTTACAAGGGGATGTTGGAAGATGGGATGATTGTTGCAGTCAAGAAGTCCAAAGCACTAGAGGAAGAGAATCTTGAAGAGTTCATCAATGAGATCATCCTTTTATCACAGATTAACCACAGAAACGTTGTCAAGATCTTAGGATGTTGTCTTGAGACAGAGGTGCCTATGTTGGTGTATGAGTTCATTCCCAACCGCAACCTATTTGATCATCTACATAACCCATCAGAAGACTTCCCAATGACTTGGGAAGTACGTCTCCGCGTCGCCTGGGAAGTTGCAGATGCCCTCTTCTACCTGCATTCAGCAGCCTCTATACCAATCTATCACAGAGATGTCAAGTCAACAAACATCTTGTTGGATGAAAAGCACAGTGCAAAAGTATCAGATTTTGGGATTTCGAGATCTGTTCCTCTAGATGATACTCACTTGACGACAGTGGTGCAAGGAACCGTTGGATATGTAGACCCAGAGTACCTCCAGTCGAACCACTTCACAGGGAAGAGTGACGTCTACAGCTTTGGGGTTGTGCTCATTGAGCTTGTAACTGGGGGAAGACCTGTCTCCCTTCTGAGGCCACAAGAAGTCAGGATGTTGGGAGCTTACTTCCTCGAAGCCATGAGGAATGACAGACTTCACGATATTCTCGATGCTCGCATCAAGGAGGAATGTGATCAAGAGGAGGTCCTTGCAGTAGCCAAACTTGCACGAAGGTGTCTGAGCTTGAACTCAGAACATCGTCCTACCATGAGAGACGTCTTTATTGAACTTGATAGGATGCAATCCAAGGGAAAAGGCACTCAAATCCAAGCACAGAAGGGTGAAGAGCATGACCACATCCATATCTCAATACCAGAGTCCATGTCACTCAGTTACACTTCTCCGGACATAGTCGTTGAAAACAGCTCATTCTTACCGGACTCAAAACCACTGATGCCTCACAAGACACAGTGA
- the LOC106309969 gene encoding putative cyclin-B3-1 isoform X1: MAFAKAPRLSKDDVFGNRAVTRSFKVYSDNHKTDQACIVGAAAHKTRVPLRKKPVTISNGAASNTNNMKKGISAITGQDKSSNENSEENTKVTRKVLADLSNLGGNTLRPALPGNNTVKWKGVKCSNPQRISVGSTRVNDTSLKKSTKVNESKRITEVGNNGIYKTGHKIIKNRTLSLESTAGGTRKSLPVFKRTSLTDKTTKKENVSSLDSKQLGQGPASKVGNRALPQLSSTRSYTWRTRTSVGSIPSDLNNQSKNNVRIRRKSIKIQTTLKTSLQNRSPLKKPPVGRRKSGSVSSIPSTEEAASALSLPEQVETKGLKEDIQEGSSSNEKTDAVTKVLDVTARPKSKRRKSFTSLLVTGLKFDGKNNETELKEKLPSIDDESNQLEVAEYVDDIYQFYWTAEALNPALGYYLSTQTKVSPVTRGILINWLIEVHFKFHLMHETLYLTMNLLDRYLSQVPVQKNEMQMIGLTALLLASKYEDYWHPRIKDLISISAESYTRQQILGMERIMLKQLKFRLNEATPYVFMLRFLKAARSNKKLEQLAFYLIELCLVEYEALKFKPSLLCASAIYVARCTLRMNPVWTPLLNNHTHYNVSQMKDCSDMILRFHKAAKTGKLRVTYDKYMSPDRSNIALLKPLAKLPL; the protein is encoded by the exons ATGGCGTTCGCTAAG GCACCACGACTAAGTAAAGATGATGTCTTTGGAAATCGAG CGGTGACTAGGAGTTTCAAAGTTTATTCCGATAATCACAAGACTGATCAAGCCTGTATAGT TGGTGCTGCTGCGCACAAGACTCGTGTTCCTTTAAG GAAAAAACCTGTGACGATTAGCAACGGAGCAGCCTCTAACACAAACAATATGAAG AAGGGAATTTCAGCAATCACAGGCCAGGACAAAAGCAGTAATGAAAATTCCG AGGAAAATACTAAGGTCACAAGAAAAGTGTTGGCTGATTTAAGTAATCTTGGTGGGAACACTTTAAGGCCAGCACTGCCTGGCAATAATACGGT GAAATGGAAGGGTGTAAAATGTTCAAATCCGCAAAG GATTTCAGTTGGTTCTACCAGAGTCAATGATACTTCACTGAAAAAATCTACCAAG GTGAACGAGAGTAAAAGAATAACTGAAGTTGGAAACAATGGCATTTATAAGACAG GTCACAAAATCATCAAAAACAGAACTCTGAGCCTTGAATCAACTGCTGGTGGAACAAG AAAATCTTTACCAGTTTTTAAAAGAACAAGCCTCACAGACAAGACCACAAAGAAG GAAAATGTCTCAAGCTTAGATTCAAAACAATTGGGTCAAGGTCCAG CCAGTAAAGTCGGAAACAGAGCCCTCCCTCAGCTAAGCAGCACCAGAAGTTATACTTGGAGAACCCGGACAAGTGTGGGATCTATACCATC GGACCTCAACAACCAGAGTAAGAATAACGTTCGTATCCGAAGGAAATCTATCAAG ATCCAGACAACTCTAAAGACCTCGCTGCAAAACCGTAGCCCTCTTAAGAAGCCCCCGGTCGGCAGACGTAAATCAGGATCTGTTTCTTCAATCCCTTCTACTGAAGAAGCCGCTTCGGCATTGTCACTTCCGGAACAGGTTGAAACAAAAGGTCTGAAAGAAGATATTCAAGAAGGGAGTTCATCCAATGAAAAAACAGACGCAGTGACGAAAGTGTTGGATGTTACAGCGAGGCCAAAATCAAAACGTAGAAAGTCTTTCACGTCTCTACTAGTGACTGGATTGAAG TTCGATGGGAAGAACAATGAAACTGAACTGAAAGAAAAACTTCCTAGCATTGATGATGAGTCCAATCAGCTGGAAGTTGCAGAATACGTGGACGACATATATCAGTTCTATTGGACTGCTGAG GCGTTAAATCCAGCTTTGGGATACTACTTGTCAACTCAAACAAAAGTTAGCCCAGTTACGCGTGGAATTTTGATCAACTGGCTTATCGAA GTTCATTTCAAATTTCATCTAATGCATGAGACTCTCTACCTCACAATGAATTTACTGGATCGTTACCTCTCCCAAGTTCCAGTACAGAAAAATGAGATGCAAATGATTGGTCTTACTGCACTCTTGCTTGCATCCAAATACGAGGACTATTGGCATCCTAGG ATCAAAGATTTGATTAGCATCTCCGCGGAATCATACACAAGACAACAAATCCTGGGAATG GAGAGGATTATGCTTAAACAGTTAAAGTTCCGTTTGAATGAAGCGACCCCTTACGTTTTCATGTTAAGGTTCCTAAAAGCTGCTCGATCAAACAAGAAG CTTGAACAACTAGCCTTCTACCTGATTGAACTGTGCTTGGTTGAGTATGAAGCCTTGAAGTTCAAGCCGTCATTGCTCTGCGCATCAGCCATCTATGTAGCCCGCTGCACTTTGCGTATGAATCCAGTTTGGACCCCGCTCCTAAACAATCATACCCACTACAATGTCTCTCAAATGAA GGATTGTTCAGACATGATCCTAAGGTTCCATAAAGCTGCGAAGACAGGAAAACTGAGGGTCACTTATGACAAGTACATGAGTCCAGATCGAAGTAACATCGCACTCTTGAAACCCTTGGCTAAGCTTCCTCTTTAA
- the LOC106309969 gene encoding putative cyclin-B3-1 isoform X2 has translation MAFAKAPRLSKDDVFGNRAVTRSFKVYSDNHKTDQACIVGAAAHKTRVPLRKKPVTISNGAASNTNNMKGISAITGQDKSSNENSEENTKVTRKVLADLSNLGGNTLRPALPGNNTVKWKGVKCSNPQRISVGSTRVNDTSLKKSTKVNESKRITEVGNNGIYKTGHKIIKNRTLSLESTAGGTRKSLPVFKRTSLTDKTTKKENVSSLDSKQLGQGPASKVGNRALPQLSSTRSYTWRTRTSVGSIPSDLNNQSKNNVRIRRKSIKIQTTLKTSLQNRSPLKKPPVGRRKSGSVSSIPSTEEAASALSLPEQVETKGLKEDIQEGSSSNEKTDAVTKVLDVTARPKSKRRKSFTSLLVTGLKFDGKNNETELKEKLPSIDDESNQLEVAEYVDDIYQFYWTAEALNPALGYYLSTQTKVSPVTRGILINWLIEVHFKFHLMHETLYLTMNLLDRYLSQVPVQKNEMQMIGLTALLLASKYEDYWHPRIKDLISISAESYTRQQILGMERIMLKQLKFRLNEATPYVFMLRFLKAARSNKKLEQLAFYLIELCLVEYEALKFKPSLLCASAIYVARCTLRMNPVWTPLLNNHTHYNVSQMKDCSDMILRFHKAAKTGKLRVTYDKYMSPDRSNIALLKPLAKLPL, from the exons ATGGCGTTCGCTAAG GCACCACGACTAAGTAAAGATGATGTCTTTGGAAATCGAG CGGTGACTAGGAGTTTCAAAGTTTATTCCGATAATCACAAGACTGATCAAGCCTGTATAGT TGGTGCTGCTGCGCACAAGACTCGTGTTCCTTTAAG GAAAAAACCTGTGACGATTAGCAACGGAGCAGCCTCTAACACAAACAATATGAAG GGAATTTCAGCAATCACAGGCCAGGACAAAAGCAGTAATGAAAATTCCG AGGAAAATACTAAGGTCACAAGAAAAGTGTTGGCTGATTTAAGTAATCTTGGTGGGAACACTTTAAGGCCAGCACTGCCTGGCAATAATACGGT GAAATGGAAGGGTGTAAAATGTTCAAATCCGCAAAG GATTTCAGTTGGTTCTACCAGAGTCAATGATACTTCACTGAAAAAATCTACCAAG GTGAACGAGAGTAAAAGAATAACTGAAGTTGGAAACAATGGCATTTATAAGACAG GTCACAAAATCATCAAAAACAGAACTCTGAGCCTTGAATCAACTGCTGGTGGAACAAG AAAATCTTTACCAGTTTTTAAAAGAACAAGCCTCACAGACAAGACCACAAAGAAG GAAAATGTCTCAAGCTTAGATTCAAAACAATTGGGTCAAGGTCCAG CCAGTAAAGTCGGAAACAGAGCCCTCCCTCAGCTAAGCAGCACCAGAAGTTATACTTGGAGAACCCGGACAAGTGTGGGATCTATACCATC GGACCTCAACAACCAGAGTAAGAATAACGTTCGTATCCGAAGGAAATCTATCAAG ATCCAGACAACTCTAAAGACCTCGCTGCAAAACCGTAGCCCTCTTAAGAAGCCCCCGGTCGGCAGACGTAAATCAGGATCTGTTTCTTCAATCCCTTCTACTGAAGAAGCCGCTTCGGCATTGTCACTTCCGGAACAGGTTGAAACAAAAGGTCTGAAAGAAGATATTCAAGAAGGGAGTTCATCCAATGAAAAAACAGACGCAGTGACGAAAGTGTTGGATGTTACAGCGAGGCCAAAATCAAAACGTAGAAAGTCTTTCACGTCTCTACTAGTGACTGGATTGAAG TTCGATGGGAAGAACAATGAAACTGAACTGAAAGAAAAACTTCCTAGCATTGATGATGAGTCCAATCAGCTGGAAGTTGCAGAATACGTGGACGACATATATCAGTTCTATTGGACTGCTGAG GCGTTAAATCCAGCTTTGGGATACTACTTGTCAACTCAAACAAAAGTTAGCCCAGTTACGCGTGGAATTTTGATCAACTGGCTTATCGAA GTTCATTTCAAATTTCATCTAATGCATGAGACTCTCTACCTCACAATGAATTTACTGGATCGTTACCTCTCCCAAGTTCCAGTACAGAAAAATGAGATGCAAATGATTGGTCTTACTGCACTCTTGCTTGCATCCAAATACGAGGACTATTGGCATCCTAGG ATCAAAGATTTGATTAGCATCTCCGCGGAATCATACACAAGACAACAAATCCTGGGAATG GAGAGGATTATGCTTAAACAGTTAAAGTTCCGTTTGAATGAAGCGACCCCTTACGTTTTCATGTTAAGGTTCCTAAAAGCTGCTCGATCAAACAAGAAG CTTGAACAACTAGCCTTCTACCTGATTGAACTGTGCTTGGTTGAGTATGAAGCCTTGAAGTTCAAGCCGTCATTGCTCTGCGCATCAGCCATCTATGTAGCCCGCTGCACTTTGCGTATGAATCCAGTTTGGACCCCGCTCCTAAACAATCATACCCACTACAATGTCTCTCAAATGAA GGATTGTTCAGACATGATCCTAAGGTTCCATAAAGCTGCGAAGACAGGAAAACTGAGGGTCACTTATGACAAGTACATGAGTCCAGATCGAAGTAACATCGCACTCTTGAAACCCTTGGCTAAGCTTCCTCTTTAA
- the LOC106311194 gene encoding cation/H(+) antiporter 1 has translation MDPKTLFCLPEGDALFNPLNTMFIQMACILVFSQFFYLFLKPCGQAGPVAQILAGIVLSLLTIIQKVHDFFLQKESASYYIFFSFLLRTCFMFLIGLELDLDFIKRNLKNSILITFGTLLSCGIIWIPFLWFLVHFLHIKQDFLTFYLAFLVTLSNTASPVVIRSIIDWKLHTSEIGRLAISCGLFIEITNIFVYTFVISYISGTMSGDIFGYIFATGVIILINRFLAAWLPKRNPKEKYLSKAETLAFFILILIIASTIESSNINSTVFVFFIGLLFPREGKTYRTLINRLSYPIHEFVLPVYFGYIGFRFSVSSLTRRHYLVLGMTVALSIVGKLLGVLCACSFLKIPKKYWLFLSTVLSVKGHMGLVLLDSNLAYKKWFTPVIHDMFVASLVITTLLSGVLSSLLLWTQEKGFSHQKTSLEFHDTKDELRVLTCVYGVRQARGLISLVSALHGASSSLFTPYLMHLIPLPKKRKTELLYHELDEDGVNAIGGDDEFGTNEGLEINDSIDSFTRDRKIMIRQVKLVAQMENMHEEICDCTEDLRVSIVFLPFHKHQRIDGKTTNDGEVFRDMNRKVLKQAPCSVGIFVDRNITGFHQLHGFDSVQHVAALFFGGPDDREALSLCHWLTSNSQIHLTIIQFVTDDSKVEKVVGDAVTKENNDVLLEIVGEDHTKDEIDRIFLEEFYNRFVTTGQVGFIEKRVSNGTQTLTILREIGEMYSLFVVGKNRGDSPMTSGMNDWEECPELGTVGDFLASSNMDVNASVLVVQRHRHSFDSFVDE, from the exons ATGGATCCAAAAACGTTGTTTTGCTTACCAGAAGGAGATGCCTTGTTTAATCCACTCAACACCATGTTTATTCAAATGGCTTGCATTCTCGTCTTCTCTCAGTTCTTCTATCTCTTCCTTAAACCCTGTGGCCAAGCCGGTCCCGTTGCTCAGATTCTT GCAGGGATTGTGTTGAGTTTGCTCACAATAATCCAAAAAGTTCACGATTTCTTTCTACAAAAAGAGTCAGCAAGCTACTACATCTTCTTCTCATTCCTTTTACGTACATGTTTCATGTTCTTGATCGGTCTCGAACTCGATCTTGACTTCATAAAACGAAACTTGAAAAACTCCATTCTCATAACCTTTGGCACATTACTCTCTTGTGGCATAATCTGGATCCCTTTCCTGTGGTTCCTCGTCCACTTCCTTCACATCAAACAAGACTTCTTAACGTTTTACCTAGCCTTCCTCGTTACCTTATCCAACACGGCATCTCCTGTAGTCATCCGCTCCATCATTGATTGGAAACTCCACACGTCCGAGATCGGACGGCTAGCAATTTCATGCGGATTGTTCATCGAGATAACCAACATATTCGTCTACACCTTTGTCATATCTTACATCTCAGGGACAATGAGTGGCGATATCTTTGGCTACATATTCGCCACAGGAGTTATAATACTGATCAATAGATTCTTAGCTGCATGGCTCCCGAAACGAAACCCTAAAGAGAAGTACCTCTCTAAAGCTGAAACTCTCGCCTTCTTCATCCTTATTCTAATAATCGCGTCGACCATCGAGTCCAGCAACATAAACTCCACGGTGTTCGTGTTTTTCATCGGATTGTTGTTTCCGAGAGAAGGCAAGACTTACAGAACGTTGATCAACCGGCTGAGTTACCCTATTCACGAGTTTGTTCTTCCGGTTTACTTTGGTTACATTGGGTTTAGATTCAGCGTCAGCTCGTTAACCAGACGACATTACCTCGTTCTTGGTATGACGGTGGCTTTAAGCATCGTAGGGAAGCTTCTTGGAGTTTTATGCGCTTGTTCGTTCCTTAAGATACCAAAGAAGTATTGGCTTTTCTTGTCTACTGTTCTTTCGGTCAAAGGTCACATGGGTCTGGTTCTCCTCGACTCTAACTTGGCTTACAAG AAATGGTTTACTCCGGTAATACATGATATGTTCGTTGCATCATTGGTGATCACGACTTTGTTAAGCGGAGTACTATCGTCATTATTACTTTGGACGCAAGAAAAGGGTTTCTCACACCAAAAAACATCGCTTGAGTTCCACGACACCAAAGACGAGCTACGAGTGTTGACTTGTGTCTACGGTGTGCGTCAAGCTCGTGGACTAATCTCTTTAGTCTCTGCTTTACACGGAGCTTCTTCTTCGCTCTTCACGCCTTATCTCATGCACCTCATACCCCTCCCGAAGAAGCGGAAAACTGAGCTGTTGTACCACGAGCTAGACGAAGATGGAGTGAACGCCATCGGCGGAGACGATGAGTTTGGAACCAACGAAGGACTAGAGATCAATGACTCGATAGATTCTTTCACTAGAGACAGAAAGATCATGATCCGGCAAGTGAAACTCGTGGCGCAGATGGAGAACATGCACGAAGAGATCTGCGATTGTACCGAAGATCTTCGCGTTTCGATAGTGTTTCTTCCGTTCCATAAACACCAGAGGATCGATGGGAAAACTACAAATGATGGGGAAGTGTTTAGGGATATGAACCGGAAGGTTCTAAAGCAAGCACCGTGTTCGGTCGGTATCTTTGTGGATAGAAACATAACCGGGTTTCACCAGCTTCACGGGTTTGATTCGGTGCAACACGTTGCTGCATTGTTCTTTGGTGGTCCTGATGATCGTGAGGCTCTTTCCTTGTGTCATTGGCTTACTAGTAACTCTCAGATTCATCTCACTATCATACAGTTTGTTACGGATGATTCAAAGGTGGAGAAAGTTGTTGGAGACGCGGTGACTAAAGAAAACAACGATGTGTTATTGGAGATTGTTGGTGAAGATCACACCAAAGATGAAATTGATCGAATTTTCTTAGAAGAATTTTATAACAG ATTTGTAACGACGGGGCAAGTTGGATTCATAGAGAAGCGAGTAAGCAACGGAACACAAACACTGACGATCCTGAGAGAGATAGGAGAGATGTATTCACTATTTGTAGTAGGGAAAAACAGAGGAGATAGCCCAATGACGTCGGGGATGAACGATTGGGAAGAGTGTCCGGAGCTAGGAACGGTCGGAGATTTCTTGGCTTCATCGAATATGGATGTAAATGCTTCTGTATTAGTAGTTCAAAGACATAGACATTCTTTTGATAGCTTTGTAGATGAATAG
- the LOC106311274 gene encoding organic cation/carnitine transporter 3: protein MADSTQPLLSDSNSSESKLPPPRSLDETIEQCIGNFGWAQFLQAALVSFAWVFDAQQTFITVFTDSEPTWHCLDSDRCNSSSNLCTLPNETWSWDFNPHVSTISEWGLQCAGSLVKGLPASSFFLGCLIGGLALSTLADSSLGRKNMLLLSCLIMSLSSMLTAFSTSIWVYAFLRFLNGFGRATVGTCALVLSTELVGKKWRGQVGAMGFLCFTLGFLTLPLLGYTNNGNSWRYLYAWTSIPTLIYCCLVRCFVWESPRWLIVKGRKEEAVSILHSIGSSNAITMSFSNLCLDVQESSNPDVYDALRILVKKPWSFKRLLAVMAVGFGIGMVYYGMPLTLSNLNFNLYLGVVFNALSELPAFLITFFFMNTIKRREALIGFTALSGISSVLIASLGRQIGSLQIVLELVSFFSACTAFNMTLIYTIELFPTCVRNSALAMVRQALVLGGVFSPVMVAAGRENQFWSYVMFGLVIGLFGLFVVGLPETRGSVLCDTMDEEETKNLTKEHIIG, encoded by the coding sequence ATGGCCGACTCGACTCAGCCGCTTCTCTCCGATTCCAACTCGTCCGAGTCAAAGCTTCCACCACCAAGATCCCTCGACGAAACCATCGAGCAGTGCATCGGAAACTTCGGGTGGGCACAGTTTCTCCAAGCTGCTCTAGTCTCATTCGCTTGGGTCTTCGACGCTCAGCAAACATTCATCACCGTCTTTACCGACTCAGAGCCCACGTGGCACTGCCTCGACTCGGACCGATGCAACTCGTCCTCCAACCTCTGCACCTTACCCAACGAAACCTGGTCTTGGGACTTTAACCCACACGTGTCAACAATATCCGAGTGGGGCCTACAATGTGCCGGCTCGCTCGTCAAGGGCTTGCCAGCAAGCTCCTTCTTCCTCGGCTGTCTGATCGGCGGCCTAGCTCTGTCCACGCTCGCTGACTCATCCCTCGGTCGTAAGAACATGCTCTTGCTGTCGTGTCTGATAATGTCTCTGTCTTCCATGTTAACGGCTTTCTCGACGAGCATTTGGGTTTACGCGTTCTTGAGATTCTTGAACGGGTTTGGTCGTGCCACGGTGGGGACATGCGCGCTAGTTCTATCGACTGAGCTAGTCGGTAAAAAATGGCGTGGACAAGTCGGTGCCATGGGTTTCTTGTGCTTCACGTTAGGGTTTTTAACGCTTCCGTTGTTAGGTTACACCAATAACGGAAACTCTTGGAGGTATCTCTACGCTTGGACATCGATACCAACGCTAATCTACTGCTGTTTGGTTCGGTGTTTCGTCTGGGAGTCTCCTAGGTGGCTAATCGTAAAGGGCCGTAAAGAGGAAGCAGTCTCGATTCTCCACAGCATTGGTTCATCAAATGCAATCACTATGAGCTTCTCCAACTTATGTCTTGATGTACAAGAGTCATCAAACCCTGACGTTTACGACGCGTTAAGGATCTTGGTGAAGAAACCGTGGTCGTTTAAGAGATTATTAGCGGTTATGGCGGTTGGATTCGGTATCGGTATGGTTTACTACGGAATGCCGTTAACATTATCGAATCTTAACTTCAATCTTTACTTAGGCGTTGTGTTCAACGCCTTGTCTGAACTCCCAGCGTTTCTAATAACGTTTTTCTTCATGAATACAATCAAGAGAAGAGAGGCTTTGATCGGGTTCACAGCTCTAAGCGGGATCTCTAGCGTCCTAATCGCGTCGCTAGGACGACAAATAGGGTCGTTACAGATTGTGTTAGAGCTGGTTTCGTTTTTCAGCGCGTGCACCGCGTTTAACATGACGCTTATTTACACTATCGAGCTGTTTCCGACTTGTGTGAGGAACTCGGCGCTTGCGATGGTGAGGCAAGCGTTGGTGTTGGGCGGCGTTTTTAGTCCCGTGATGGTTGCTGCTGGTCGGGAAAATCAGTTTTGGTCGTATGTAATGTTTGGTTTGGTCATAGGGCTGTTTGGATTGTTTGTGGTTGGGTTGCCGGAGACTAGAGGAAGTGTTTTATGTGACACTATGGATGAGGAGGAGACTAAGAATTTGACAAAAGAACATATTATTGGTTGA